In a single window of the Nocardioides sp. L-11A genome:
- a CDS encoding ATP-binding cassette domain-containing protein yields MITVESLSKSYGSFTAVDDVTFAARPGRVTGFLGPNGAGKSTTMRVMVGLTAPGQGEVHILGRRFADLPDPGREVGVLLDASAQHAGRTGREILTIAALTMGLPRTRVDEMLERVSLTPDEASRRVRNYSLGMRQRLGIGTALLGDPEVLILDEPANGLDPAGIRWMRDLLRDFADQGGTVLLSSHLLHEIEVIADDLVVIGNGRIVAQGTKEELLAGAGTLVRAGDGAALAAALGAAGITARPTSGGAVLAEADLTRVGQAAFAAGIAVTELRAADGAGLEEMFLALTAESQRESVTHTSTTEGAAA; encoded by the coding sequence ATGATCACCGTCGAGTCCCTCAGCAAGTCGTACGGCAGCTTCACCGCCGTCGACGACGTCACCTTCGCCGCGCGGCCCGGCCGCGTCACCGGCTTCCTCGGTCCCAACGGCGCCGGCAAGTCCACCACCATGCGGGTGATGGTCGGCCTGACCGCGCCCGGGCAGGGCGAGGTCCACATCCTCGGCCGCCGGTTCGCCGACCTGCCCGACCCGGGTCGCGAGGTCGGCGTCCTGCTGGACGCCTCGGCCCAGCACGCCGGGCGCACCGGGCGGGAGATCCTGACCATCGCCGCCCTCACCATGGGCCTGCCCCGCACCCGGGTCGACGAGATGCTGGAGCGGGTCAGCCTGACGCCCGACGAGGCCAGCCGCCGGGTCCGCAACTACTCACTCGGCATGCGGCAGCGCCTCGGCATCGGCACCGCACTGCTCGGCGACCCCGAGGTGCTGATCCTCGACGAGCCTGCCAACGGGCTCGACCCCGCCGGCATCCGCTGGATGCGGGACCTGCTGCGCGACTTCGCCGACCAGGGCGGCACCGTACTGCTCTCCTCGCACCTGCTGCACGAGATCGAGGTCATCGCGGACGACCTCGTCGTCATCGGCAACGGCCGGATCGTCGCGCAGGGCACCAAGGAGGAGCTGCTGGCCGGCGCCGGCACCCTGGTCCGCGCGGGCGACGGCGCGGCCCTCGCCGCCGCGCTCGGCGCCGCCGGCATCACCGCGCGCCCGACGTCGGGCGGCGCGGTGCTCGCGGAGGCCGACCTGACCCGGGTCGGCCAGGCCGCCTTCGCGGCCGGCATCGCCGTCACCGAGCTCCGGGCCGCCGACGGGGCCGGCCTGGAGGAGATGTTCCTGGCCCTGACCGCCGAGAGTCAGCGCGAGTCCGTCACCCACACCTCGACCACCGAAGGAGCCGCGGCATGA
- a CDS encoding IS30 family transposase, whose translation MPPATAGPGSRRLSFAEREEIALLRAEGRGVREIARTVGRDPGTISRELRRVSHSPVSSAQRRAYRASTAQGDADARAKRPKTAKLATNLPLRREVQQRLRENHSPEQIAARLREDFPDDPEMWVSHETIYQALYVQGRGALKRELVKYLRTGRAVRKPHRRPDKRRGQIQGMVNIADRPKQVEDRAVPGDWEGDLILGSTESGSAIGTLVERATGFTMLLHLRGDHTAETVAGAMIEKMLDLPEQLRRSLTWDQGSEMANHAQIAEATGLDIYFCDPHSPWQRGTNENTNGLLRQYFPKGTDLSRWGPGYLDKVAAELNARPRKRLAWRTPAEALDKLLSEQSNPPGVATTA comes from the coding sequence ATGCCGCCCGCAACAGCCGGCCCGGGCAGTCGACGGCTGAGCTTCGCCGAACGTGAGGAGATCGCCCTGCTGCGCGCTGAGGGCAGGGGCGTACGAGAGATCGCCCGGACGGTCGGGCGCGACCCAGGCACGATCAGCCGAGAGCTGCGTCGCGTGTCCCACAGCCCCGTGTCCAGTGCGCAACGACGCGCTTATCGGGCCTCGACTGCACAAGGCGATGCCGACGCGCGAGCCAAGCGGCCCAAGACGGCGAAGCTCGCCACGAATCTGCCGCTGCGCCGCGAGGTCCAACAGCGTCTGCGGGAGAATCACAGTCCCGAGCAGATCGCTGCCCGGCTACGCGAGGACTTCCCCGACGATCCGGAGATGTGGGTGTCGCACGAGACGATCTACCAGGCGCTCTACGTGCAGGGCCGCGGAGCGTTGAAGCGGGAACTGGTCAAGTATCTGCGCACCGGTCGGGCGGTCCGCAAACCACACCGACGACCCGATAAGAGGCGTGGCCAGATCCAGGGCATGGTGAACATCGCTGATCGGCCCAAACAGGTCGAGGACCGGGCGGTGCCCGGTGACTGGGAAGGCGATCTGATCCTGGGGTCAACCGAGTCGGGCTCGGCGATCGGGACGCTGGTCGAACGCGCGACCGGGTTCACCATGCTGCTGCACCTGCGCGGCGACCACACTGCCGAAACGGTTGCCGGCGCGATGATCGAGAAGATGCTTGACCTGCCCGAGCAACTTCGTCGCTCGCTGACCTGGGACCAGGGCAGCGAGATGGCCAACCACGCACAGATCGCCGAGGCGACCGGGCTCGACATCTACTTCTGCGACCCGCACTCGCCGTGGCAGCGCGGCACGAACGAGAACACCAATGGGTTGCTGCGTCAGTACTTCCCCAAGGGCACCGACCTGTCGCGGTGGGGACCTGGCTACCTCGACAAGGTCGCAGCCGAGCTCAACGCCCGTCCCCGCAAACGACTCGCCTGGCGCACCCCCGCCGAAGCCCTCGACAAGCTACTGTCCGAGCAATCGAATCCACCTGGTGTTGCGACCACGGCTTGA
- a CDS encoding DsbA family oxidoreductase, which yields MRIEIWADVVCPWCYIGKRRLERALASFEHRDEVEVVYRSYELDPFAPEVGTETTVQVLGRKFGKDEAATREMMAGVDGLAAAEGLSFGYADALHARTLTAHRLLHLARAEGRQHALLEEVLAAYFSRGESVGDHDVLRRAAVAAGLDADRVEQVLDGDEFRDEVMADVAQARAYGSSGVPFFVLDGRFGISGAQPAELFEQALTQAWESRS from the coding sequence GTGCGTATCGAGATCTGGGCCGACGTCGTGTGTCCGTGGTGCTACATCGGCAAGCGCCGGCTGGAGCGGGCGCTCGCCTCCTTCGAGCATCGCGACGAGGTCGAGGTGGTCTATCGCTCCTACGAGCTCGACCCCTTCGCCCCGGAGGTCGGCACCGAGACCACGGTGCAGGTGCTGGGCCGCAAGTTCGGCAAGGACGAGGCCGCCACCCGGGAGATGATGGCGGGCGTCGACGGGCTCGCCGCGGCGGAGGGGCTGTCCTTCGGGTACGCCGACGCGCTCCACGCCCGCACCCTGACCGCCCACCGCCTGCTCCACCTGGCGCGCGCGGAGGGACGGCAGCACGCGCTGCTCGAGGAGGTGCTGGCGGCGTACTTCAGCCGGGGTGAGTCCGTGGGCGACCACGACGTACTGCGCCGCGCCGCCGTCGCGGCCGGGCTGGACGCCGACCGGGTGGAGCAGGTCCTGGATGGTGACGAGTTCCGCGACGAGGTGATGGCCGACGTCGCCCAGGCGCGGGCGTACGGCTCCAGCGGCGTCCCGTTCTTCGTCCTCGACGGGCGCTTCGGCATCTCCGGCGCCCAGCCCGCCGAGCTGTTCGAGCAGGCGCTGACCCAGGCATGGGAGTCGCGGTCCTGA
- a CDS encoding EamA family transporter has protein sequence MDLTSTWWFWALLSAVFAALTAIFAKVGVKEIDSDVATFIRTIVILVTLGLILLTLGKLHAPGEISCRTWLFLVLSGLATGASWICYFRALKLGDASLVAPVDKLSVVLVAVFGVTLLGERLSALQWGGVALVGAGAVLLVLSG, from the coding sequence ATGGACCTGACCTCGACCTGGTGGTTCTGGGCACTGCTGTCCGCGGTGTTCGCGGCACTCACCGCGATCTTCGCGAAGGTGGGGGTCAAGGAGATCGACTCCGACGTCGCCACCTTCATCCGCACCATCGTGATCCTGGTGACACTGGGCCTGATCCTGCTGACGCTCGGCAAGCTCCACGCACCCGGCGAGATCAGCTGCCGGACCTGGCTCTTCCTCGTGCTGTCCGGGCTGGCGACCGGCGCGTCGTGGATCTGCTACTTCCGCGCCCTCAAGCTCGGCGACGCGTCCCTGGTGGCTCCGGTCGACAAGCTCAGCGTGGTGCTGGTCGCGGTGTTCGGCGTGACGCTGCTCGGCGAGCGGCTGTCGGCGCTGCAGTGGGGCGGCGTGGCCCTGGTCGGCGCCGGCGCCGTGCTGCTCGTGCTCAGCGGCTGA
- a CDS encoding FTR1 family protein translates to MLANFLIGLREGLEAALVVSILVAYLVKSGRRELLPRIWAGVALAVAVALVFGATLTFGPRGLTFEAQEAIGGTLSLVAVAFVTWMIFWMSAAARGLGTELRGQIDRAAEGGRWSLVVVAMLAVGREGLETALFLWAATQAGTRDTAGSVTPTWEPLLGALLGIVVAVALGYLIYRGAIRLNLTVFFTWTGAFLIVVAGGVLAYGIHDLQEAGILPGLHDLAFDVSEVIPPSSWYGTLLKGVFNFSPATTKLEALAWVLYVVPVGVLFLLRNRIVRPTPQPQEH, encoded by the coding sequence GTGCTCGCCAACTTCCTGATCGGACTGCGTGAGGGCCTCGAGGCCGCGCTGGTGGTCAGCATCCTGGTGGCCTATCTCGTGAAGTCGGGACGCCGGGAGCTGCTGCCGCGGATCTGGGCGGGCGTCGCGCTGGCGGTGGCGGTCGCGCTCGTCTTCGGCGCCACGCTCACGTTCGGGCCCCGCGGACTGACCTTCGAGGCCCAGGAGGCGATCGGCGGCACCCTGTCCCTGGTCGCCGTGGCCTTCGTGACCTGGATGATCTTCTGGATGTCCGCCGCGGCGCGCGGTCTCGGCACCGAGCTGCGCGGCCAGATCGACCGGGCCGCCGAGGGCGGACGCTGGTCGCTCGTCGTCGTCGCGATGCTCGCCGTGGGCCGCGAGGGCCTCGAGACCGCGCTCTTCCTCTGGGCGGCCACCCAGGCCGGCACCCGCGACACGGCCGGCTCGGTGACGCCGACCTGGGAGCCGCTGCTGGGTGCCCTGCTCGGCATCGTGGTGGCCGTCGCGCTGGGCTACCTGATCTACCGCGGCGCCATCCGGCTCAACCTCACGGTCTTCTTCACCTGGACCGGCGCCTTCCTCATCGTCGTCGCCGGGGGCGTCCTGGCCTACGGCATCCACGACCTCCAGGAGGCAGGCATCCTGCCGGGCCTGCACGACCTGGCGTTCGACGTCTCCGAGGTCATCCCGCCGTCCTCCTGGTACGGCACCCTGCTCAAGGGCGTCTTCAACTTCTCGCCCGCCACGACGAAGCTCGAGGCCCTCGCCTGGGTGCTGTACGTCGTGCCGGTGGGCGTGCTCTTCCTCCTTCGCAACCGCATCGTCCGCCCCACCCCTCAGCCCCAGGAGCACTGA
- a CDS encoding imelysin family protein, which yields MRKTLLASVAALAVVPALAACTENASSGGDDEGGDARALSVTSNADTCELSSTEAPAGTLSFDVTNSGSDVTEFYLLGSDGLRIVGEVENIGPNLTKKLTVNAPEGEYFTACKPGMVGEGIRAAFTVTHAEDAQEVSASDQELIDQAQDNYRAYVQDQSAQLLAKTRDFTELYKAGNADDQARALYPVAREHWERIETVAESFGDLDPKTDAREADVDVAAGEEWTGWHRIEKDLWPQDAKGYAALTPAERTSYADDLLANTEELDQRIQATGEDALEYSITDIANGSIGLLEEVANGKITGEEEAWSHTDLWDFQANVDGARVAYEGVQGLLETKDAALAEELTSTFAALQAVLDQYRDGDGFVLYTALTKDDTKKMTDAVNALSEPLSKLTAAVTS from the coding sequence ATGCGCAAGACCCTGCTCGCCTCGGTGGCGGCCCTGGCCGTCGTCCCCGCCCTCGCCGCCTGCACCGAGAACGCCTCCTCCGGCGGTGACGACGAGGGGGGCGACGCTCGCGCGCTGTCGGTCACCTCGAACGCCGACACCTGCGAGCTGTCGTCGACCGAGGCCCCGGCCGGCACGCTGAGCTTCGACGTCACCAACTCCGGCTCGGACGTCACCGAGTTCTACCTGCTCGGCAGCGACGGCCTGCGCATCGTCGGCGAGGTCGAGAACATCGGTCCGAACCTGACCAAGAAGCTGACCGTCAACGCCCCGGAGGGCGAGTACTTCACCGCCTGCAAGCCGGGCATGGTCGGCGAGGGCATCCGGGCGGCGTTCACCGTCACCCACGCCGAGGACGCGCAGGAGGTGAGCGCCTCTGACCAGGAGCTCATCGACCAGGCGCAGGACAACTACCGCGCCTATGTCCAGGACCAGTCCGCCCAGCTGCTCGCCAAGACCCGCGACTTCACCGAGCTCTACAAGGCCGGGAACGCCGACGACCAGGCCCGCGCGCTCTACCCGGTCGCGCGCGAGCACTGGGAGCGGATCGAGACCGTCGCCGAGTCGTTCGGCGACCTCGACCCGAAGACCGACGCCCGCGAGGCCGACGTCGACGTCGCCGCGGGCGAGGAGTGGACGGGCTGGCACCGGATCGAGAAGGACCTGTGGCCGCAGGACGCGAAGGGGTACGCCGCGCTCACGCCCGCCGAGCGCACGTCCTACGCCGACGACCTGCTCGCCAACACCGAGGAGCTGGACCAGCGGATCCAGGCCACCGGCGAGGACGCGCTGGAGTACTCGATCACCGACATCGCCAACGGCTCCATCGGCCTCCTCGAAGAGGTCGCCAACGGCAAGATCACCGGCGAGGAGGAGGCCTGGTCGCACACCGACCTGTGGGACTTCCAGGCCAACGTCGACGGTGCCCGCGTCGCCTACGAGGGCGTGCAGGGCCTGCTGGAGACCAAGGACGCCGCACTGGCCGAGGAGCTGACCAGCACGTTCGCCGCCCTGCAGGCGGTGCTCGACCAGTACCGCGACGGTGACGGCTTCGTCCTCTACACGGCGCTGACCAAGGACGACACCAAGAAGATGACCGACGCGGTCAACGCCCTGTCCGAGCCGCTCTCGAAGCTCACCGCGGCGGTGACCTCCTGA
- a CDS encoding MaoC family dehydratase produces the protein MRVFTTFEELTEAAGTDLGTSDWVTIDQRRVNQFADATGDHQWIHVDLERAKEGPFGGTIAHGYLTLSLVPWLGSQVFTLRTPGAKLNYGVNKVRFPAPLLVGKRIRLHVAMGEVVDIASGKQLTVHHTVEIEGEPKPACVAETVVLLLP, from the coding sequence ATGCGGGTTTTCACGACGTTCGAGGAGCTGACCGAGGCAGCGGGCACCGATCTCGGCACCAGCGACTGGGTCACCATCGACCAGCGCCGGGTCAACCAGTTCGCCGACGCGACCGGCGACCACCAGTGGATCCACGTCGACCTCGAGCGCGCCAAGGAGGGCCCCTTCGGCGGCACCATCGCCCACGGCTACCTCACCCTCTCGCTGGTGCCCTGGCTCGGCAGCCAGGTGTTCACGCTGCGCACCCCGGGCGCCAAGCTCAACTACGGCGTCAACAAGGTCCGCTTCCCGGCACCACTGCTGGTCGGCAAGCGGATCCGGCTGCACGTCGCGATGGGCGAGGTCGTCGACATCGCCAGCGGCAAGCAGCTCACCGTGCACCACACCGTCGAGATCGAGGGCGAGCCGAAACCGGCCTGCGTGGCCGAGACGGTGGTCCTGCTGCTGCCGTAG
- a CDS encoding ABC transporter permease: MTATTVDAATDVAPTATRARPAPAPTPFRRILRVELRKMFDTRSGFWLMASIVILSVIATSATIIFAPRDELTYESFASAVGFPMAVILPLVAILTVSSEWSQRTALTTFTLVPSRRRVLAAKALLTVLIGAVSMLIAAAVGALGNIIGTAIAGVDPTWNVDVGEFAQIILANEIGMMMGFVLGVLLRNSPAAIVSYFVYSLVLPGVSGALASTQEWWSENGAWFDHNWATMRLFDNDMTGEMWAQLGVTSTIWLLLPLAIGTRALLRSEVK, translated from the coding sequence ATGACCGCCACCACCGTCGACGCCGCCACCGACGTCGCCCCCACCGCCACCCGGGCCCGTCCGGCCCCCGCCCCCACACCCTTCCGGCGGATCCTGCGCGTCGAGCTGCGCAAGATGTTCGACACCCGCTCCGGCTTCTGGCTGATGGCCAGCATCGTGATCCTCTCGGTGATCGCGACCAGTGCAACGATCATCTTCGCTCCCCGCGACGAGCTGACCTACGAGTCCTTCGCGTCGGCCGTCGGGTTCCCGATGGCCGTGATCCTCCCGCTGGTCGCGATCCTGACGGTCTCCAGCGAATGGAGCCAACGTACGGCGCTGACCACCTTCACCCTGGTGCCGAGCCGTCGCCGCGTGCTCGCGGCCAAGGCGCTGCTGACCGTCCTGATCGGCGCGGTGTCCATGCTCATCGCCGCGGCCGTCGGCGCGCTGGGCAACATCATCGGTACAGCGATCGCCGGCGTCGACCCCACCTGGAACGTCGATGTCGGGGAGTTCGCGCAGATCATCCTGGCCAACGAGATCGGCATGATGATGGGCTTCGTGCTCGGCGTGCTGCTGCGCAACTCCCCCGCCGCCATCGTGTCGTACTTCGTCTACTCCCTGGTGCTTCCGGGTGTCTCCGGCGCTCTCGCCAGCACTCAGGAGTGGTGGTCGGAGAACGGCGCCTGGTTCGACCACAACTGGGCGACCATGCGCCTGTTCGACAACGACATGACCGGTGAGATGTGGGCCCAGCTCGGCGTCACCTCGACGATCTGGCTGCTCCTGCCCCTGGCGATCGGCACCCGGGCGCTCCTGCGCTCCGAGGTGAAGTAG
- a CDS encoding VOC family protein, producing MGHPRLRSIVLDTTDVPELAEFYRRLLGWSYPEGYDIEEFTDWRAILGPGGERIAFQQVAELAPTTWPEPDVPQQAHLDLVVDTRADLEESHRRALGLGAVLRLDRSDDPEEPLRVYADPAGHLFCLFTHDVD from the coding sequence ATGGGCCACCCACGGTTGCGCAGCATCGTCCTCGACACCACCGACGTGCCCGAGCTCGCCGAGTTCTACCGACGGCTGCTCGGCTGGTCCTACCCCGAGGGCTACGACATCGAGGAGTTCACCGACTGGCGTGCGATCCTCGGGCCCGGCGGCGAGCGGATCGCGTTCCAGCAGGTCGCCGAGCTCGCCCCGACCACCTGGCCCGAGCCGGACGTGCCCCAGCAGGCCCATCTCGATCTCGTCGTCGACACCCGGGCCGACCTCGAGGAGAGCCACCGGCGCGCGCTGGGGCTCGGCGCGGTCCTCCGGCTGGACCGCTCCGACGACCCCGAGGAGCCGCTGCGGGTCTACGCCGATCCCGCCGGCCATCTGTTCTGCCTGTTCACCCACGACGTGGACTGA
- a CDS encoding PKD domain-containing protein, which translates to MHGHRRTRFRLAVLATVVATALTLITGGGPPAQAQPAHHRLIPSAVPASTPNILDGRTLAIAEVGRRVFVGGTFTLTQNPGTSAQLATPYLFAYDRLTGIVDPGFLPALDGSVNALVPSADGSALYVAGTFKLAGTTKVRNIIKVDATTGALVTAFKNPSPNGGVLDIALVGNRLLLAGSFTTVAALPRAGLASLDATTGAVDDYLRIAVDTNHNWPSGTAKAPVGVAKLAASPDGSRMVAIGNFKHADGLDRDQVMLIRLGPDGASVDPDWKTLRYTPACQKNAFDSYVRDVDFSPDGAYFVVASSGAGYNGTLCDSAARFDVAVTGQAVEPVWQAATGQDSLLSVAVADNAVYVGGHQKWMNAIQSGADEQAGQVPRPGLAALDPRNGVPLSWNPGRHPRGVGAEELLATDNGLYVGSDTQYVGNGEYRRERLAFFPVEGGSAPVVQADPVLPRSLYRLSGTTVTTRQFSGTSATAPSTVPTTGAGSWNNARGAFMIGAKLVYGWTDGKLHYRTFDGAAFGPDTVIDPYNDPLWSSVTTSGGTQTYRGRVPGLYGQMSSVTGLAYADGRLYYTRQLQGKVFWRWFSPESMILGAQEFTVASSSFPLLQDVRNLVYADGQLWAGMSTNQLWRLPVADGVVGGSWTRVSGTGIDTSPVWSSGTMFLGPLANQVPTASFTSSCSGQTCGFDGRGSSDPDGTVVGWSWDFGDGATATGAQPGHLYTAAGTYQVTLSVTDEHGGTGTSTQPVTIEGATSPVAYRDSTGRVTNATSIVTPVPASVQAGDGLLAVVSAATTAVPAAPAGWTQVGQPATTDALTTVVWQKVAEASDPGRNVTVAFGTTAVKATLSVLAYAGTDPGGPVASLAAAGETTATTAHRSPTVTSPGGWVVTVWSDRSSATTAFAEPAGSTVRQRLIGVGGGHTDQLVVDTGGPVAAGQFGDQVATADAAAKGASVTIALR; encoded by the coding sequence GTGCACGGACACCGTCGGACCCGTTTCCGCCTGGCGGTCCTGGCGACCGTGGTCGCCACCGCCCTGACCCTGATCACCGGCGGCGGGCCACCCGCCCAGGCCCAGCCCGCGCACCATCGGCTGATCCCCTCGGCGGTCCCAGCGAGCACCCCGAACATCCTCGACGGCCGGACCCTGGCGATCGCGGAGGTGGGGCGCAGGGTGTTCGTGGGCGGCACCTTCACCCTCACCCAGAACCCGGGCACGAGCGCACAGCTGGCGACGCCGTACCTCTTCGCGTACGACCGGCTCACCGGCATCGTCGACCCGGGCTTCCTGCCGGCCCTGGACGGCAGCGTCAACGCGCTCGTCCCGTCGGCGGACGGGAGCGCGCTCTACGTCGCCGGCACCTTCAAGCTGGCCGGCACCACCAAGGTGCGCAACATCATCAAGGTCGACGCGACCACCGGTGCCCTGGTCACCGCGTTCAAGAACCCCAGCCCCAACGGGGGCGTCCTCGACATCGCGCTCGTCGGCAACCGGTTGCTGCTCGCCGGCAGCTTCACCACCGTCGCCGCCCTCCCCCGCGCCGGCCTGGCCTCCCTGGACGCGACGACGGGTGCGGTCGACGACTACCTGCGGATCGCGGTCGACACCAACCACAACTGGCCCTCCGGTACGGCGAAGGCGCCGGTCGGCGTCGCGAAGCTGGCCGCCAGCCCGGACGGCTCCCGGATGGTCGCCATCGGCAACTTCAAGCACGCCGACGGCCTCGACCGCGACCAGGTGATGCTGATCCGGCTGGGGCCGGACGGCGCGTCGGTCGACCCGGACTGGAAGACGCTGCGCTACACGCCGGCCTGCCAGAAGAACGCGTTCGACTCCTACGTGCGCGACGTGGACTTCTCCCCCGACGGGGCCTACTTCGTGGTCGCGTCCAGCGGGGCCGGCTACAACGGGACCCTGTGCGACTCGGCCGCGCGCTTCGACGTCGCGGTCACCGGACAGGCCGTCGAGCCGGTCTGGCAGGCCGCGACGGGGCAGGACTCCCTGCTCTCGGTCGCCGTCGCCGACAACGCCGTGTACGTCGGCGGGCACCAGAAGTGGATGAACGCCATCCAGAGCGGAGCCGACGAGCAGGCCGGCCAGGTGCCGCGCCCCGGCCTCGCCGCGCTGGACCCGCGAAACGGCGTACCGCTGTCGTGGAACCCGGGCCGGCACCCACGCGGTGTCGGTGCCGAGGAGCTGCTGGCGACCGACAACGGCCTGTACGTCGGCAGCGACACGCAGTACGTCGGCAACGGGGAGTACCGCCGCGAGCGGCTCGCCTTCTTCCCCGTCGAGGGCGGCAGCGCGCCGGTCGTCCAAGCCGACCCGGTGCTGCCCCGCAGCCTCTACCGCCTCTCCGGCACGACGGTCACCACCCGCCAGTTCTCCGGCACCTCGGCGACCGCGCCGTCCACCGTGCCGACGACCGGCGCCGGCAGCTGGAACAACGCCCGGGGGGCGTTCATGATCGGCGCGAAGCTGGTCTACGGGTGGACCGACGGCAAGCTGCACTACCGGACCTTCGACGGCGCCGCCTTCGGCCCGGACACCGTCATCGACCCCTACAACGACCCGCTGTGGAGCAGCGTGACGACGAGCGGGGGCACGCAGACCTACCGCGGCCGGGTGCCCGGTCTGTACGGCCAGATGTCGTCGGTGACCGGGCTGGCCTACGCCGACGGGCGGCTCTACTACACCCGCCAGCTGCAGGGGAAGGTGTTCTGGCGGTGGTTCTCGCCGGAGAGCATGATCCTCGGCGCGCAGGAGTTCACCGTCGCGTCGTCGAGCTTCCCGCTGCTCCAGGACGTCCGCAACCTCGTGTACGCCGACGGGCAGCTGTGGGCCGGCATGTCGACGAACCAGCTCTGGCGGCTGCCCGTGGCCGACGGCGTGGTCGGCGGGTCGTGGACCCGCGTGTCCGGCACCGGCATCGACACCAGCCCCGTCTGGTCGAGTGGAACGATGTTCCTCGGCCCACTCGCCAACCAGGTGCCGACGGCCTCGTTCACGTCGTCGTGCTCGGGCCAGACCTGCGGGTTCGACGGCCGCGGCTCGAGCGACCCCGACGGCACCGTCGTCGGCTGGTCGTGGGACTTCGGGGACGGAGCCACGGCCACGGGCGCGCAGCCCGGCCACCTCTACACCGCGGCCGGGACCTACCAGGTCACACTGAGCGTGACCGACGAGCACGGCGGCACCGGGACCTCGACGCAGCCGGTGACCATCGAGGGCGCGACCAGCCCGGTCGCCTACCGCGACTCGACGGGCAGGGTCACCAATGCGACGAGCATCGTCACGCCCGTGCCGGCGAGCGTGCAGGCCGGCGACGGCCTCCTCGCCGTCGTCTCGGCGGCCACGACCGCCGTACCGGCGGCGCCGGCGGGATGGACCCAGGTCGGCCAGCCCGCGACGACGGACGCGCTGACGACCGTGGTCTGGCAGAAGGTCGCCGAGGCCTCCGACCCGGGACGCAATGTGACCGTGGCCTTCGGCACGACGGCCGTCAAGGCGACGTTGAGCGTGCTCGCCTACGCCGGCACCGACCCCGGCGGGCCGGTGGCCTCGCTGGCGGCCGCGGGCGAGACCACCGCCACCACCGCGCACCGCAGTCCGACGGTCACCTCACCCGGTGGCTGGGTGGTCACGGTCTGGTCCGACCGCTCCTCGGCCACGACGGCCTTCGCCGAGCCGGCGGGCTCCACCGTGCGCCAGCGACTGATCGGCGTCGGCGGCGGTCACACCGACCAGCTGGTGGTCGACACCGGCGGACCGGTGGCGGCCGGACAGTTCGGCGATCAGGTCGCGACCGCCGACGCCGCGGCGAAGGGCGCGAGCGTCACGATCGCCCTGCGCTGA